ATCTAATAGTAATGAAATCTCAATCAtgagtaaaacaattaataaaaatatgtcaatacgttaatacaattaagtaatgTCTCAaccattaataatacaatataaatcaatcaAGTAGTTCAGCGAAATacagtgtacaaaatattaaaaatattgtgagtaCAGTGAAATTGACTGATTAATgtcaatagcataatatatatgattacataaaaacaaaggagaagcattaatacaatataaattaatactacttAAGaaagaaatacaacaataaaatggtgtaataaatattgGGAACATagtgaaattaacttattaatgttatttatacatcatataatataggtacattagaatcttaatgtgtgaaataaaatacaacatttaaattaaattgtctgtaCTATCTGTACTATATCATACTATTCAATAGGATGTggtacaatacaaataacacaGACATTACATACATTGTTTGACATTAGTTACGAATTCACATTATAGTGAATTCGCATCCAGAGAGAACCACGAGGAGGTTGTCAAACTTTCTCTCCGTTTAGCCCGAAGGCAAGGTCCACGAAGTACCTCCACACAGACCACGTAGAACAGCGgtgtaacgtattatgtttgaaaaatatgtcacaCATGTTGGGTTTAAAGTCACCTAgactatcatcatcatctttgaACATCGGGCGCATGTAGAACACAGACCACGTAGAACAGCGgtgtaacgtattatgtttgaaaaatatgtcacacgtgttaggtttaaagtcacctagactatcatcatcatctttgaCCATCGGGCGCATGTAGAACACATACCACGTAGAACAGCGgtgtaacgtattatgtttgaaaaatatgttacacGTGTTAGGTTTAAAGTCTAGACTATCAGCAGGCgtcacctaattataatatacttaccattGTCACCACTCGTTGCATTACAGAACTTCCCTGTACACTATGTTCTTGGTGACGAATCGGCCGCTGTCATCGGCGTACATGCCGACTCTCACGGACTGTGCGTTTCTCACCCTCGAAAACGCTACGTACAGTTGCCCGTGCGTGAACACAGGCGACGTCAGTAACAAACCTACACGGTGGAACGTCTGACCCTGCGACTTGTTGATGGTCATGGCGAACGACAATCTCACCGGGAATTGAAGGCGCCGCAGTAAGATGGGCAGGTCGTCCTCACCGCTGGACGTGAGCGGTATCTTGGGCACGCCGATGTCGTCGTCCTGTGCTTCACCGCCCAAAATCCTAGCCTTGAAATAGTGACGCCAAAGTTCGGTGACCACCAACCTCGTACCGTTGCACAGTCGTCTCCTCGGATCGAGATTTCTGAGCAACATCACGATGCACCCCACCTTCAACGTCAGCCGGTACGGCGGCAGGCCGTCCGGTTCCAAGCTGTTGAGGAACTCCGTGGGAAAATTGGCCACTTCGTCGGGATCGTCCGCCATCATGGTGTCGACGGCGGTGTAGCTCATCTGAGCACCGTCGACGCGCTCCAGCACGTCCCTGTTGACACCTCTACAGTCTTCGTTGGTGGGACACACAACGATTCTCCGAGCGAATTCGTCGACGTTGGCCAACGACATTTGCTGCGGGTACACGAAATCGATCAAATCATCAACGTCGCATACCATTTGCCGCGGGATTTGCACGGTGTTCGGAACGCCGTCGACCGCGGGCAGTCGGCCGTTGCCGAGCTCAAGCAACCAAGTCGCAAAGTCCGCGTCGTGGTCCGCGCGCATGTTCTGGACCAGATTGAAGCGCTCCATGACGCGCCAAAGACCGTTTTCC
This genomic window from Metopolophium dirhodum isolate CAU chromosome 1, ASM1992520v1, whole genome shotgun sequence contains:
- the LOC132932657 gene encoding ATP-dependent DNA helicase PIF1-like — protein: MSPGLQLTVVDRLLRDVMASELPFGGKTMLFAGDFRQILPVVRRGTRAEIVMSSIKENGLWRVMERFNLVQNMRADHDADFATWLLELGNGRLPAVDGVPNTVQIPRQMVCDVDDLIDFVYPQQMSLANVDEFARRIVVCPTNEDCRGVNRDVLERVDGAQMSYTAVDTMMADDPDEVANFPTEFLNSLEPDGLPPYRLTLKVGCIVMLLRNLDPRRRLCNGTRLVVTELWRHYFKARILGGEAQDDDIGVPKIPLTSSGEDDLPILLRRLQFPVRLSFAMTINKSQGQTFHRVGLLLTSPVFTHGQLYVAFSRVRNAQSVRVGMYADDSGRFVTKNIVYREVL